CACGAAGCGGTTCTCTCGTAGATCCTCGCTCAGCCCGCCGCCGAATCCGGCGACGACCAGGTTCTCGCTGGGCAGTGGCACGAAGGAGTGATGGATCATGTCAATGTTCGGCGCGACCACTTCGTGGTTGAGAGCGGCCTGGAAATAGAGCCGCTCCGGCGCGTCGAGATGGCCGGGCACGACCATGACGGGCACATCCAGCTTGCCCATCTCGTCGAAGAAGGCCTCATAGGCATGTACCGCCGCCTCCTCTAACGCATCCAGGGCGGCCTGTTCCATCTCAGGCGCTTTCCCGGCCGCATCGGCCTTTCGGAACGCCTCGGTACGGGCATCCTCGCCCACGATGTTCCCACAGAAGATGACCGCGTCGACGTTCTTCTCACGGGCAAGCTCGACGATTTGAGGCACGCGTTCCGTTGCGCCACGCAGGTCGGTGATCGCCAGGATACGCATGGTCATCACCTCCCTTGCCTCTCGTGGTCTCCCTCACAGCACGTGAAGCTCTGTGAAGATGACCGACATGAGAGCTCCTCTATATTTTCTGTTAACCGGCATGCGTTAGAGGGACGCAAGAGACAGATTAGAGCTTCATATGAGGGAAGAGCCCTTCCCTTTGCCCGTTGAGAGGTTCTCTGCTATCGTATGGTGGACACACGGGGATAGAGGGCCCCGGCTGCGAGGCGATCCCGTCATCTCGCTGGGGCCCCGGAGGCGTGGCGAGCGAGAGGAGGGATGAAGATGGGAACCGTGCGACTCCTTCTGGTGGGTTTGCTGCTCGTCGCTGCGGCGTGCTCTTCCCCTTCACCTACCCCGGCCGCTGATGTACCCTCGTTTCGGCTGAGCAGCCGCGCGTTTGAGGCTGGGCAGCCCATCCCTCGTACGTACACCTGTGATGGGGACGATATCTCCCCACCTCTGCAGTGGGACGATCCGCCCGGGGACACGCAGAGCTTCGCCCTCATCTTCGATGATCCCGATGCCCCGGCGGGCACGTGGGTCCATTGGGTCCTCTATAACCTGCCGGCCGACGCCCGTGCCCTGGCCGAGGGGATCCCCGCCGATCCGGAGCTGCCCGATGGCAGTCGGCATGGTCGGAATAGCTGGGATCGCCTGGGATATGGCGGGCCCTGCCCGCCTGGCGGAACCCATCGCTACTTCTTCAAGCTGTACGCCCTGGATGCCATGCTCGACCTGCCGCCGGGGGCGACGAAGAAGCAGCTGCTGCAGGCCATGGAGGGACACGTCCTGGCCCGGGCGGAGCTGATGGGGACATACACCCGTCGGTGATCCGGGGCGCGCCGCCCTCTCCTATTTCGGTGTTTCGGTCCCCCTTGACAAATAGGGCGTTTGGGTGTACAGTATGCCTGAAGTGGTATTGACCTCTACACCTCTAGACGACCAGACATCTTAACCTATTCGAACAGGACCTCGCTTCGTGGATCGGACAGATCTGAAAGCCTTCCGCATTGATCACAGCAGCGTCATCCCGCTCTACCATCAGATCCGGGAGAACCTGCGGGACCTGATCGAGAGCGGTGAGCTAAGGTCGGGCACGATGCTCCCACCCGAACGCGAATTGGCCGAGCAGTATGGGGTCAGCCGGCTGACGGTGCGCCAGGCGATCAGCGAGCTGGTACGTGATGGATTGCTGATCCGCCAGCATGGCGTGGGCACGTTTGTGGCGCCGCCCAAGCTGAGCCA
This is a stretch of genomic DNA from Chloroflexota bacterium. It encodes these proteins:
- a CDS encoding YbhB/YbcL family Raf kinase inhibitor-like protein — protein: MKMGTVRLLLVGLLLVAAACSSPSPTPAADVPSFRLSSRAFEAGQPIPRTYTCDGDDISPPLQWDDPPGDTQSFALIFDDPDAPAGTWVHWVLYNLPADARALAEGIPADPELPDGSRHGRNSWDRLGYGGPCPPGGTHRYFFKLYALDAMLDLPPGATKKQLLQAMEGHVLARAELMGTYTRR